The segment CGGCTCAACTCCTCGATACGTGCGGCAATCGACTTTGCCGAGATCATTTCATCAATCACATATCGACGATCAGTCATTCTACCCGCCCTTACCTTGGCCCTTGAAATTGCCCGCATAAACGGTGAAACAGAGCTAACCCGAGCGAGCGCGGAACGCAATGCCAACCCATACCGAGACCAAAGAACTGCCCTATACGGCGCAGCAGATGTACGACCTTGTGGCGGACGTGAAATCCTACCCCGAGTTTCTGCCATGGACAGCCGCTGCGCGGATCCGCAGCGACGAGGACAAGGGCGACCACCGCGTCATGGACGCTGATCTGGTGATCAGCTTCAAGGTGTTCCGCGAAAGGTTCACCAGCCGCGTTGTGCTGTGGCCCGACGCGCATAAAATCGACACCGAATATCTGGACGGTCCTTTCAAATACATGAAAAGCAACTGGGCGTTCGAGGACGCGGCGGGCGGGTGCAAAGTGCATTTCCACGTCGATTTCGAATTCAAGAATGCTATTTTGCAGGGCATCATAGGTATTGTGTTCAATGAGGCGATGCAGCGGGTTGTGCGCGCCTTTGAGGCCCGCGCCAAAGCCCTGTACGGTCCGGCAGCGTGAGTGGCATCACCGAACAGCTGATTGAATTTACACGCATATCAGTGCCGCGCGATGCGACGGCGATGATGCGGTTGTCGCTGTTTGACTGGGCCGCTTGCGGCATTGCTGGCGCGCGGGAGACCGAATTCGACGCCTTTGTGAAAGCGCAACTGGCGCTGCATCACGGGTCCCACCTGACATTCGGCGGGGCCACCACATCCGCCCCGACGGCTGCGTTGATCAATGGCACCTTGTCCCATGCGCTTGATTATGACGATACGCATTTCGCCCATATCGGCCACCCTTCGGTTGCGGTGTTGCCGGCTGTTCTGGCCCTTGCCGAACAGGAAAACGTCGACCTCGAGGTTTTGACACAAGCTGCAACGATCGGTGTCGAAGCCTCCATCGCGGTGGGCTTGTGGTTAGGGCGCGATCACTATCAGGTCGGGTATCATCAGACTGCAACTGCCGGTGCTTTCGGGGCGGCTCTTGCGGCTTGTCGCTTGCTGGCGCTGCCTCCCGCGCAAACCCGTCATGCGCTTGGTCTGTGTGCCAGCATGGCCTCTGGCATCAAAGCGCAATTCGGGACCATGGCGAAACCTTTGAACGCCGGTCTGGCCGCGCGCACCGGCGTCGAAGCCGCACTTTGGTCGCAGACGGGTATGACGGCAGCACAGGATGGTTTGGCGGGGTCATTGGGGTTCGGGCCGACCCATCACGGGCAGGGGGCGGATGTCATGCTGCCCCTGTCCGATTGGCGCATCAATAGCATCAGCCACAAGTTTCACGCCTGTTGTCACGGGCTTCACGCGATGTTGGAGGCGCTGCGCGACGTTCAGGCACCACCTGACCAGATCACCGCGATCCATATTCGCACCCATCCGCGCTGGATGTCGGTCTGCAACATCACTGCACCGCAGACGGGGTTGGCGGCTAAGTTCAGCTATCGCCAGACGGCAGCAATGTCTTTGCTGGGGCATGATACCGGAGCGATCGGAAATTTTACAGATGCGTTGGCAAATGACGGGCATGTTGTGGCCCTGCGCGACCGCGTGCATGTCACCGAAGATGCGCGTCTAAACGAGACCCAGAGCGAGGTGTCGATCACGTTGGCGGATGGCAGCACCGAAAGGCTGCGTCACGATTTGATGACACCGATGCCACTGGAGACGCGGGCGCAAAAGCTGCGGGGCAAAGGGGCGGCATTACTGGGCGCGGAGCGCGCAGAAACCCTTTGGGGTGCCGCGCAAGGTCAGACCCTGCGCGGCCTTCTTGATCAGCTGGTGATGTCGTAAGCCCGTTCACCATGCACGGATAGGTCCAGACCGTTCACCTCTGTTTCGTGATCCACACGGATCGGCAGGACCGCGCGGCAAATCAGCACCAGCGCAACCGTGACCACGACAGTGAATACACCCACGATGGCTAGCGATCCTAGCTGTGCGGCCCATGAACCGGCGCCAAGGGCTGCGATCATGATTGTGCCGAAAATGCCGCCAACGCCGTGCACCGCAAACACATCAAGCGTATCGTCGACTTTGAGTTTGTTGCGCATGATGACCACCGCTTCCTGACACAGGATGCCGGCGACAGCACCGATCAGCAGGGCGGCCCATGGGCCGACAAAACCCGATGCCGGTGTGATGGACGCCAGCCCCGCAATCGTGCCGGTCACGATGCCGACAAGCGAGGATTTCCCGAACTTGACCCGTTCCCACAACGCCCATGTCAACGATGCAGTCGCGGCTGAAATATGTGTGACGGTAATCGCCATCGCTGCGCCGCCGTCCGCGGCCAGTTGCGAGCCGCCGTTAAAGCCGAACCAACCGACCCACAACAGCGCTGCACCAATCATCACCAGACCGGGGTTATGGGGAGGTTTACTGTGATCCTTGCGCGCACCCAGCATCACAGCCAGGACAATCGCGGCCAGACCGGCAGTTTCATGCACCACGATGCCGCCCGCGAAATCTCGCACGCCGACCTCGCCAAAGATCCCGCCGTCGGCCAGCATGCCGCCGCCCCAGACCCAATGCACGACAGGCGCGTAACACAGCAGCATCCACAGGCCGGAGAACAACAACATGAAACCAAAGCTGATCCGTTCCACATAACACCCCACGATCAGCGCCGGTGTGATGATGGCGAATGTCATCTGAAAGGCAAAGAACAGGATTTCCGGCAAGGTGCCGCTGAGACTGTCGACAGTAACCCCGTTCAACCCGATCTTGTCCAAACCGCCCCAAAAACCGCTTTCACCGGGACCAAAGGCAATAGAATACCCAGCCAGAAACCACAAAACGGACATCAAACAGGCGATTGCATAACAATGCATGAACACGCTCAATACGTTGCGCGACCGGACCAGCCCGCCATAAAACAGGGCAAGCCCCGGTAAAGTCATCAATAAAACCAGCGCAGTGGCGGTCATGATCCATGCTGTATCAGCGGCGTTCATCGGGTGGCTCCATTCAGGATTAGAAATTGGTGTCGCTTGATTGCCTAATGTTCAGGCAGAGCAAAGGACAACCGGCCATAAGAATTAGGCATTTCTGAAAGAGCTAATAATTTAGGCAGTATTTCGGCGCAAAGCCCGCTTTCACGGCGTTTTGTCAAGCGCGGTCAGCAGCAGCTGCAATGCGTGATCGCGCGCCGCAAGACGGACATTGTCGCGCCCGAGGGCACCGAACTCTTGTGTTTCGACAGTGACATCGTCACCGGCGGCAGTGGCAAAGCACACGCGCCCTTCAGGTTTATGATCCGACCCGCCAGGGCCGGCAATGCCCGTGATCGACACAGCCACCTGCGCATGCGAATGCGCCAGCGCACCTGCGGCCATTTCAACGGCAACCTCTTCGGAAACGGCGCCAACTGCCGTCAGCGTTTCGGGGGAGACCCCCAGCATTTCAACCTTGGCCGCGTTGGAATAGGTAACGAAACCGCGCTCCAGCGCCGCTGATGATCCCGCCACATCCGTGAGTGCAGCCGCAACCATCCCGCCGGTGCAGCTTTCGGCGCAGGTGACCATCACGCCTTTGGCGCGGCAGGCCTCAAGAATGCGGGCGGCAAGAGACACCTACAACACCCCGTGGTACAGCGCCGCCAGCGCCAACACGCCAAGTGCTGCGAACAGGCCGGCGATTACATCATCCAGCATCACGCCAAGTGGCGTATTCATCCGGTCAGCCCACCCGATGGGTCCCAATTTGGTGATGTCAAACAAGCGGAACAGCGCAAACGCAGCAATCCAGCCCGGCCACATGGCGAGGATGGAAATCTCCATCGACCATGCCGCGTAGCTCAGCGGCAAAAGTGCGATCCACTGGCCGATGACCTCATCCACGACAATCTCTGACGGGTCGTGATCGTCCTGACCGGCGGTCATTCGGGCCGTGGCCCACCAGCCTTTGAAAAATCCGACAACAATCGCCAGCACCAACAAGGGCAGCCCGCCAATCACATGCAACAACCACGCCCAGGGCAGGGCGACCAGCGATCCCCAAGTGCCCGGTGCAGGGCGGATATATCCCACCCCCATAATGGTACCGATCATCTGCGCAAGTTTCATAACTTCACCAATGTTGCTGTCGCCAGGGCGGCAATCCCTTCGCCCCGTCCGGTAAAGCCCAGCCGCTCCGAGGTCGTCGCCTTGACCGACACACGGTCCAGATCCATCCCCATAATTTGCGCCATCGTTTCGCGCATTGCCAGCGCATGTGGACCGATCTTGGGGTGTTCGCAGATCAATGTGCAATCGACGTGGGTAATGGTGAAACCCGTTTCGGTGGCCAGTTGAACGGCGTGACGTAAAAAGATGTGGCTCTCGGCACCTTTCCACTGCGGGTCGGAGGGTGGGAAGTGCTGGCCGATATCGCCGCGCGCCAAACCGCCATAAATCGCGTCAGTCACCGCATGCATTCCCACGTCCGCATCCGAGTGCCCCTTAAGCCCTTGTTCATGTGGAATCTTCACGCCGCACAGAACGACATGGTCGCCCGCATCAAACGCATGTACGTCAAACCCGTTGCCGGTTCGGATATCCATGGGCGTTCCTTGATCTGACAATTGCATTTCCTGTCCTCTGTCTATGCAAAGGGGCAGGGGCGCGCAATCACCGGTGCGCTCTGCCTATTTTTTAAGCAACCTCGCGTCACTCGGGGATAAATCAACGCGAAATTATTGTGACTTCCCCACGATATGACTACACCAAACCCAACTGCACAAGGATTAAGCACGTGAGCACATTGGCTCTGCCCCTAGGTCTGACACCCCCGGTATTGCTTGCCCCGATGGCCGGAATCACCGACCTGCCGACGCGCACATTGGTGGCGCGGTTCGGGGCAGGGTTGGTGGTGTCGGAAATGATCGCCAGTCACGAACTGCTGAGTAAAAGCCCGGGCACCCGTGAAAAGGCCGAACTTGGCATCGGAGTTGAAGGCACCTCGGTCCAGATCGCGGGGCGTGAAGCCGCCCCGATGGCCGAAGCGGCGCGGATGATTGCGGATCAGGGCGCGCGGATCATCGATATCAATATGGGGTGCCCCGCTAAAAAGGTAACGCAGGGATTGTCCGGTTCGGCGCTGATGAAAACGCCCGATCACGCGCTGCGCCTGATCGAAGCGGTGGTGAATGCCGTCGACGTGCCGGTAACGCTGAAAACCCGACTGGGATGGGACGACGAGATGTTGAATGCGCCGATCATTGCCAAACGCGCCGAAGCCGCCGGCATTCAGATGATCACGATCCATGGCCGCACCCGCTGCCAGTTTTACAAAGGACACGCCAACTGGCGGGCCATCGCGCGGGTCAAAGAGGCGGTGCATGTTCCGGTGATCGCCAATGGTGACATTACATCGACCGCAGCGGCGCGGATGGCGCTTGCGCACTCGAAGGCTGATGGCGTGATGATCGGGCGTGGTGCGCAGGGCAAACCGTGGTTGCTGGCCGAGGTCGCCCATGCCCTTTACGGCACACCCGCACCGGTCATTCCCCAAGGCGCAGCCTTTGGCGCTATGGTGCAAGATCACTATGACGAGATTCAGCGGTTCTATGATCCGAAACTGGGGCCACGGGTCGCGCGCAAACATCTGGGCTGGTACATGGACACCTGTGAAACCCCACCCGATCTGCGCCGCGCCCTGCTGACCTGTTCAGACCCTGCGGAAGTTCGCAATCTGATCGCTCAGGCGATGTTTTATACACCTGCGCAGGTGGCAGCATGAGTATGGACATGCAAATCTGGGCCTCCCTGCCGATACCGGCGCTGCTGATTGCGCCCGATGATATGATCGCAGACATCAATCCTGCGGCAGAAGGTTTCTTTAACGCCTCTGCCAAGGCCGTCATTGGCGTGCCGGTTTGGGATCTGGTGGCAGTGGATTATCCGTTGGAAGACGCCTTTGAGCGGGCCCGCGCCAGCAGCACCGCCTTGTTTGTCAACGACGTGGATGTGGGCAGCGGACAGCGTGCGCCGCAAAAATCCGCGCTGCAAGTGGCACCGTTGCAAGGGCTGTCGGGGCATATGCTGATGATGATCTCGCCGCGTGAGCTTTCGGGTCGGATGACCCAGAACCATTCGGTGAAATCGGCGGCCAAATCGGCGATTGGCATGGCAGAAATGCTCGCCCATGAGATAAAGAACCCGCTTGCAGGGATCACCGGCGCGGCACAATTGCTGTCGATGAACCTTGACGCTGACGAGCTTGAGTTGACCGACCTGATCGTCGCGGAATCGCGCCGGATTGTGAAGTTGTTGGGACAGGTCGAGCAATTCGGCAATTTGACAGCGCCCGTGCGCAAACCTGTGAACCTGCATGATGTGCTGGACCGTGCGCGACGGTCGGCGCTGTTGGGATTTGGGTCGCAGATGAAGATCATCGAGGATTACGATCCTTCACTGCCGATGGCCCTTGGTGACAAGGATCAACTGGTGCAGGTGGTGCTGAACCTGCTGAAAAATGCCTCCGAAGCGGCTGGAGAGGCGGGCGGGACCATCCGGCTGCACAGTTATTTCGAACATTCCTTTCGGATGCGCCGCGCCGATGGGACCGGCCATTTGCTGCCCTTGCAGATCGAAGTGATCGACGACGGGCCGGGCCTGCCTGAACACATCAAGGGCGACATCTTTGATCCGTTTGTATCGGGGCGCGAAAACGGCACGGGCCTCGGACTCGCGCTTGTCAGCAAGATTGTGTCGGAACATGGCGGCTGGATCTCGGTCGACTCTGTGCCCGGCCAGACAGTGTTTCGCATATCGCTGCCCCGCGCCCATGCTACAGATTTTACCCCCCCAGAGGAGAGCTCCTAAATGGATGGCACCGTTCTGGTCGCAGATGACGACCGCACAATCCGCACTGTCCTGACGCAGGCACTGACCCGTGCCGGTTGCAAGGTTCATGCGACCTCAAGCCTGACGACGCTGATGCGCTGGGTGGCCGAAGGGCGCGGCGATGCGGTGATCACCGATGTGGCAATGCCGGACGGTAATGGATTGGAAATGCTGCCCAAGATTTCGGCGGACCGCCCCGATTTGCCGGTGATCGTGATCTCGGCGCAAAATACGATCATGACGGCAATCAAGGCAGCCGAGGCCGAAGCCTTTGATTACCTGCCTAAACCATTCGACCTGCCGGACCTGATGAAACGCACCGCGCGGGCACTTGATCGCAAAAGCAGCATTAGCAAACCTGTTGAGGCGCCAACCGACGGCGATCGAGATGATTTGCCGCTGGTCGGGCGCACGCCGGTGATGCAAGCGCTTTACCGTCTGGTCGCGCGGGTGATGAACACCGATTTGCCCGTGCTGATCTGGGGGGAAAGCGGGTCGGGGAAATCCCTTATCGGCAAGGCAATCCACGACTTTTCGGACCGGCGCACCTTGCCCTTCGTTACGGTCACCGCTGCCGATTTGCAGGACATCGAAGGGCCGGCGCGTGTGTTGGCCCGTGTGCGCGGTGGCACCTTGTTGATTGACGAAATCGCGGACATCTCGCTTGAATCCCAAGCCCGCATTGCGCGGATGATGGATGTGCCCGGCGATTACAGCCCGCGGTTTCTGGCGACCAGCCAATCCGACCTTGCCGAAGCAATGAAACAGGGCAGCCTGCGCCGCGATCTGTATTATCGCCTGTCCGGCGCTACCGTTCATGTGCCTGCGCTGCGCGACCGTGTGGAGGATATCGATCTTTTGGCCGCGCATTTCCTCGAACGCGCTGATCCTGGCAACAGCGCAGGGCGCACCCTGTCCGAAGGAGCGATGAAGGTTTTTGCGAATTATTCCTGGCCGGGAAATGTGCGCCAGTTGGAGCACGCGATGCGCCAGCTGGCACTGACCAGCCATGCGCCTGAAATCTCTCTGGAAGAGGCGCGTCAGGTATTGGGCGCGCAACCGACCACGGAACCGGTCTATGCGCAGGTCAACACCGAACGGCTGGGGGCAAGCGTGGAGCGTCACTTGCGCCGTTACTTTGACCAGCACGGCGCGATGCTGCCGCCACCGGGGCTTTATGCGCGGATCCTGCGCGAGATTGAGGCCCCTCTGATTGAAATTGCCCTCGCGGCGACCTCCGGGAATCAGGCTAAATGTGCTGATCTGTTAGGCATTAACCGCAATACCTTGCGCAAAAAGATCACCGATCTTGATATAGAGGTGACAAGGGGTCGCAAGATGATGTAAAAGCGCCACATAACCGTGGCCATCCGGTATCAGCCAAGCGCTGAGACTGGTTAGGACCACTGAATATGGCGGCTGATGCGTGCGGGCATCACTACATCGGTGAGGAGAGCGGGTGGCAACCCGGTCACATAAATTCAGCTTGGAGCGTTTAGGCCGTTTGCGGCGCCTGAAACGTGTGCGCAACTTGTCAACGTTGGGGCTTGTCGTGCTGGGGCCGGTGCTGGCCATGGCGACCTACCTTGCCTTGGGTCCATTGGGGCAGGGTGCCAATACGCTTTCGCTGCGGTTGGTCTTGCTGACGGATCTGGTTTACGTCCTGTTGGTGGCGGCCCTTGTGTTGTCGCAAGTGGCCCGCCTGATTGCTGCGCGGCGCGCGAAATCCGCCGGTTCCCGTCTGCATTTGCGACTGACGGGGGTGTTCGCGCTGATGGCCCTGATCCCGACAGTGACGGTTGCCGTTTTCGCCGGGCTGACGGTGAATGTGGGGCTTGAGGGTTGGTTTTCGGATCGTGTGCGCGGGGTTGTCGGGTCATCACTGGCGGCCGCGCAAGCGTATGAGGCAGAACAGCGTCAGGATCTCATCGAAGACGCCCGCGCCCTTGCACGCAACATCGACAACGCCCGAAATCAGGGCATTAACCTGAGCGACAGCCAGCTGTTGGGCGAAGGGCAGCGGCAAATCCAGCGCGGTCTGCGCGAGGCCTATCTGATTGACAGCACAGCGGAAATTCGCGCACGCGGCGACCGCTCCTATCTGTTTGATTATGAAAAACCGACTGGTGCTCAGTTAGCGGCGGCCACTGATCAGGGATTGTTGGTGATCGAGGACTGGCCCAATAACGAGTTCCGCGCCTTGGTGCCGATGCAGTCCTTTCTTGACCGCTATCTTTATGTCAGCCGCGATGTGGATGGCAAAATTCTGTCCTTGCTGGATGAAACAACCGAAACCGTGCGGTTATATCAACAGTTGGAATCAGATCGCGGTCGTTTGCTGTTTGAATTCGGCCTGCTGTACCTTGGTTTTGCGGTGATCCTGATCCTTGCTGCCGTATGGCTGGGCCTGTGGTTTGCTGAACGCCTGTCCGGTCCGGTCGGGCGGTTGACCGGTGCGGCGCAGCAGGTGGGGGCGGGCAATCTGAATGTGCAGGTGCGTGAAGAGGACGGCGACGATGAAATCGCGATGCTGGGCCGCTACTTTAACCAGATGACCAAGCAATTGCAGGGCCAGCGCGAGACACTGCTTGATAACACCCGCCAGATTGAGCGCCGCCGCCGCCTGTTTGATTCCGTGCTCAGTTCGGTCACATCCGGCGTGGTTGGACTTGATCCCGAGGGGCGGGTGACCTTTGTGAACCGCTCCGCGATGCGCCTGTTGGATTGGGACGAGGAACAGCAATCTGTCGCTCTTAGTGTGGCAGTGCCGGAATTCGGTCCGCTGTTTGAAACGATATCGGCCAAGCAGGGCGATACTGCACAGGAAGAGATCAAAGTGTCGCGTCAAGGCGCGATGGAAAACTTGCTGGTGCGCATGGCCACACGGCGCACGGGCGACGGACGGCTTGAAGGGTACGTTGTCGCCTTTGACGATGTGACCGATCTGGTCAGCGCACAGCGGATGGCCGCATGGGGTGATGTGGCCCAGCGGATTGCTCATGAAATCAAGAACCCGCTCACGCCGATCCAGCTTTCTGCCGAGCGGATCAGACGCAAGTTCGCCCCGAAACTGGGCGACGACAGTGACAGCCTTGAACAGATGACCGGTGTGATCATCCGACAGACCGGTGATTTGCGCCGGATCGTTGATGAATTCTCCAAATTTGCGCGGATGCCGGAACCCGAAACTTCTGAACACAATCTGACGCAACTGGTCAAGGACGCGGTGTTCTTGCAGCAATCAGGACAGCCCGAAGTCAAAATCATATCCGACCTTGGCGAGGGCGTCGTAATGGCCGATATCGATGCGACAATGATTTCTCAGGCCTTGAACAATCTGATTAAGAACGCCGGAGAAGCGATTGAATCTTTGCGAAAAAATGGCACACCTGAAAACCTGAAACCACAGATCCGGGTCACGCTGCAACATAGCGCCGCCAGCGCCACATTAACCATCGCAGACAACGGCATCGGCTTGCCCGAAGACCGCGCGCGTCTGTTTGAACCATATGTTACGACCCGCAGCGAAGGCACTGGCCTTGGCCTGCCTATCGTGAAAAAGATCATCGAGGAACACGGCGGCACGCTGACCCTCGACAATGCGCCCGTCTTTGAGGGCCAAGACCATTTCGGTGCGATGGCGGTGATTTCATTGCCCCTTGTACCGTCCCCCCAACCGGCAAACCGAGTGGAGACAGCAGATGAGTGATATTCTAATTGTCGATGATGAGCGCGATATTCGCGAATTGATTTCCGACATTCTGGAGGACGAGGGGTTCGCGACCCGTCTGGCCGGAAATTCCGACGATGCGATGGCCGCGATCAACACTGAACCACCGGCGCTGATGATCCTTGATATCTGGCTCAAGGACAGCCGGATGGACGGGATCGATATCCTCAAATCAGTCAAACGCGACAACCCCGACGTGCCGGTGGTGATTATTTCTGGCCATGGCAATATCGAGATTGCGGTCGCGGCGATCCGACAGGGGGCGTATGATTTTATCGAAAAGCCGTTTAATATCGACCAGTTGATGGTGGTGATCCGGCGCGCGATGGAAACTTCGCGCCTGCGCCGCGAGAACCAGAGCCTCAAGCGGCGCGACACGTCATCTTCGGAAATGATCGGGCAATCGGCGGCCTTCCGCGCCTTGATCAGCCAATTGGATAAGGTCACCAAATCCAATGGCCGCGTCATGCTGACCGGTCCGGCGGGAGCAGGTAAAGAAGTCGCCGCGCGTTACATTCACGCCAATTCGGGCCGTGCGGATGCGCCCTTTGTGACCGTGAATTGCGCGGGCGTAGAACCTGAAAATATGGAAGAAATGTTGTTTGGCCGCGAAACCGCCGACCGCGGTGTCGAGCCCGGCTTGCTGGAACAG is part of the Sulfitobacter geojensis genome and harbors:
- a CDS encoding type II toxin-antitoxin system RatA family toxin; translation: MPTHTETKELPYTAQQMYDLVADVKSYPEFLPWTAAARIRSDEDKGDHRVMDADLVISFKVFRERFTSRVVLWPDAHKIDTEYLDGPFKYMKSNWAFEDAAGGCKVHFHVDFEFKNAILQGIIGIVFNEAMQRVVRAFEARAKALYGPAA
- a CDS encoding MmgE/PrpD family protein, giving the protein MSGITEQLIEFTRISVPRDATAMMRLSLFDWAACGIAGARETEFDAFVKAQLALHHGSHLTFGGATTSAPTAALINGTLSHALDYDDTHFAHIGHPSVAVLPAVLALAEQENVDLEVLTQAATIGVEASIAVGLWLGRDHYQVGYHQTATAGAFGAALAACRLLALPPAQTRHALGLCASMASGIKAQFGTMAKPLNAGLAARTGVEAALWSQTGMTAAQDGLAGSLGFGPTHHGQGADVMLPLSDWRINSISHKFHACCHGLHAMLEALRDVQAPPDQITAIHIRTHPRWMSVCNITAPQTGLAAKFSYRQTAAMSLLGHDTGAIGNFTDALANDGHVVALRDRVHVTEDARLNETQSEVSITLADGSTERLRHDLMTPMPLETRAQKLRGKGAALLGAERAETLWGAAQGQTLRGLLDQLVMS
- a CDS encoding ammonium transporter, which codes for MNAADTAWIMTATALVLLMTLPGLALFYGGLVRSRNVLSVFMHCYAIACLMSVLWFLAGYSIAFGPGESGFWGGLDKIGLNGVTVDSLSGTLPEILFFAFQMTFAIITPALIVGCYVERISFGFMLLFSGLWMLLCYAPVVHWVWGGGMLADGGIFGEVGVRDFAGGIVVHETAGLAAIVLAVMLGARKDHSKPPHNPGLVMIGAALLWVGWFGFNGGSQLAADGGAAMAITVTHISAATASLTWALWERVKFGKSSLVGIVTGTIAGLASITPASGFVGPWAALLIGAVAGILCQEAVVIMRNKLKVDDTLDVFAVHGVGGIFGTIMIAALGAGSWAAQLGSLAIVGVFTVVVTVALVLICRAVLPIRVDHETEVNGLDLSVHGERAYDITS
- a CDS encoding CinA family protein translates to MSLAARILEACRAKGVMVTCAESCTGGMVAAALTDVAGSSAALERGFVTYSNAAKVEMLGVSPETLTAVGAVSEEVAVEMAAGALAHSHAQVAVSITGIAGPGGSDHKPEGRVCFATAAGDDVTVETQEFGALGRDNVRLAARDHALQLLLTALDKTP
- a CDS encoding phosphatidylglycerophosphatase A — translated: MKLAQMIGTIMGVGYIRPAPGTWGSLVALPWAWLLHVIGGLPLLVLAIVVGFFKGWWATARMTAGQDDHDPSEIVVDEVIGQWIALLPLSYAAWSMEISILAMWPGWIAAFALFRLFDITKLGPIGWADRMNTPLGVMLDDVIAGLFAALGVLALAALYHGVL
- the dusB gene encoding tRNA dihydrouridine synthase DusB; translation: MAGITDLPTRTLVARFGAGLVVSEMIASHELLSKSPGTREKAELGIGVEGTSVQIAGREAAPMAEAARMIADQGARIIDINMGCPAKKVTQGLSGSALMKTPDHALRLIEAVVNAVDVPVTLKTRLGWDDEMLNAPIIAKRAEAAGIQMITIHGRTRCQFYKGHANWRAIARVKEAVHVPVIANGDITSTAAARMALAHSKADGVMIGRGAQGKPWLLAEVAHALYGTPAPVIPQGAAFGAMVQDHYDEIQRFYDPKLGPRVARKHLGWYMDTCETPPDLRRALLTCSDPAEVRNLIAQAMFYTPAQVAA
- a CDS encoding two-component system sensor histidine kinase NtrB codes for the protein MSMDMQIWASLPIPALLIAPDDMIADINPAAEGFFNASAKAVIGVPVWDLVAVDYPLEDAFERARASSTALFVNDVDVGSGQRAPQKSALQVAPLQGLSGHMLMMISPRELSGRMTQNHSVKSAAKSAIGMAEMLAHEIKNPLAGITGAAQLLSMNLDADELELTDLIVAESRRIVKLLGQVEQFGNLTAPVRKPVNLHDVLDRARRSALLGFGSQMKIIEDYDPSLPMALGDKDQLVQVVLNLLKNASEAAGEAGGTIRLHSYFEHSFRMRRADGTGHLLPLQIEVIDDGPGLPEHIKGDIFDPFVSGRENGTGLGLALVSKIVSEHGGWISVDSVPGQTVFRISLPRAHATDFTPPEESS
- a CDS encoding sigma-54-dependent transcriptional regulator, with amino-acid sequence MDGTVLVADDDRTIRTVLTQALTRAGCKVHATSSLTTLMRWVAEGRGDAVITDVAMPDGNGLEMLPKISADRPDLPVIVISAQNTIMTAIKAAEAEAFDYLPKPFDLPDLMKRTARALDRKSSISKPVEAPTDGDRDDLPLVGRTPVMQALYRLVARVMNTDLPVLIWGESGSGKSLIGKAIHDFSDRRTLPFVTVTAADLQDIEGPARVLARVRGGTLLIDEIADISLESQARIARMMDVPGDYSPRFLATSQSDLAEAMKQGSLRRDLYYRLSGATVHVPALRDRVEDIDLLAAHFLERADPGNSAGRTLSEGAMKVFANYSWPGNVRQLEHAMRQLALTSHAPEISLEEARQVLGAQPTTEPVYAQVNTERLGASVERHLRRYFDQHGAMLPPPGLYARILREIEAPLIEIALAATSGNQAKCADLLGINRNTLRKKITDLDIEVTRGRKMM
- a CDS encoding sensor histidine kinase NtrY-like encodes the protein MATRSHKFSLERLGRLRRLKRVRNLSTLGLVVLGPVLAMATYLALGPLGQGANTLSLRLVLLTDLVYVLLVAALVLSQVARLIAARRAKSAGSRLHLRLTGVFALMALIPTVTVAVFAGLTVNVGLEGWFSDRVRGVVGSSLAAAQAYEAEQRQDLIEDARALARNIDNARNQGINLSDSQLLGEGQRQIQRGLREAYLIDSTAEIRARGDRSYLFDYEKPTGAQLAAATDQGLLVIEDWPNNEFRALVPMQSFLDRYLYVSRDVDGKILSLLDETTETVRLYQQLESDRGRLLFEFGLLYLGFAVILILAAVWLGLWFAERLSGPVGRLTGAAQQVGAGNLNVQVREEDGDDEIAMLGRYFNQMTKQLQGQRETLLDNTRQIERRRRLFDSVLSSVTSGVVGLDPEGRVTFVNRSAMRLLDWDEEQQSVALSVAVPEFGPLFETISAKQGDTAQEEIKVSRQGAMENLLVRMATRRTGDGRLEGYVVAFDDVTDLVSAQRMAAWGDVAQRIAHEIKNPLTPIQLSAERIRRKFAPKLGDDSDSLEQMTGVIIRQTGDLRRIVDEFSKFARMPEPETSEHNLTQLVKDAVFLQQSGQPEVKIISDLGEGVVMADIDATMISQALNNLIKNAGEAIESLRKNGTPENLKPQIRVTLQHSAASATLTIADNGIGLPEDRARLFEPYVTTRSEGTGLGLPIVKKIIEEHGGTLTLDNAPVFEGQDHFGAMAVISLPLVPSPQPANRVETADE